The Raphanus sativus cultivar WK10039 chromosome 6, ASM80110v3, whole genome shotgun sequence sequence tttttctcgttcttaattttattttacttaaacTACCTGGATTATTATGTATAGCCGTATTATccaaatattatttgaaaatcaaaCATTATTAGCTACTTCAGCGTTTTATTATCCAGATTGACccaaaaatcaaactaaaattgatgcaaaatttagaaatacttGAATAGTTCCTAATCATATACATCTACTGCTAAAATGCCtgaaaccacaaaaaaaaaactatccaGATGTCTTTTAGCCAGATATTCtaagttgataaaagaaaaGCGACATATTCTACATCAACTTACTTACCTATACTATTGTTGGTTAACACTTAGTAACtggaaaaggaaagaaaaagaaaagagcagAGACAACAAATACTTGAAAACTATGTAGCGTCGTATTTTACATTTACATTCTTCATAAGCGAGAGCCAAAACCAAAGTGTAAACTCTAATCAATGTCACAAGTTTATGATTTTCTATATGTTTCCTGAAGAACAGCAAAGCAACAAATACAAAGTAATTAAATGTAAATCACTCTTTAATCTCTACTTGATCTTGGGGAATGATGATAAGCTTCTTGAGAACAATGGTTGAATTCTCAAGATGAATACACTACGAAGGGTACTGCATCGTTTAAAACACCAATGCTCATTAAAAACTCAACACTCACAAGATCAAAATCATttaaggaagaaaaaaacaagtgaAGATTGACTCACATAGAAGAAACACTATTAGCATTAAGGAAACAGTGAGCTTGATGGGATGATTAAATGATAAGCGTATCGGATTTTGGAAGCAACCAAGCTGAGAAGAGCATAAAAGGTATGTTAGTCTTTCCTAATCATGAGTAAAGAAAGGTATtagatcaaaggtgattgtgagAACTCACCTGAGTATGATCAGGAAGTCTCTGCATCCACAATATGGACTTAGTTCCTTTCACTTTAGGAGTGGCTTCGATTTGTGTCACTAGTTTCTCCTCTTCTTGTTCATTATCACCAGGAACTATAATCCTCAAGGAACTGAAATCTGGTGAGCTCCATGTCCTTCTTGTCCCAGCTGTTTTCTCTGCATTTCTTGGTTTTATGCTTTCTTGAATGTCTATGACACATTCAGAGCCATTACCGTTACCTGTAACTTCAGCTATACTCGACTTGACGCTGCTCTCACTACTAAAGCTATGTGAGGCTAAAGAAGATCCAGAGAGAAACATGGCCAAGTCGTCTCGCTCTTCTTCACTGAGATTAACCCAACGGAGAGGTTCTTTTCCATTCTCACTGTAAGTTTCTTGGACAGAGGTTTCAACGCGATGAATCTGGTTTTCTATAGCGGCAACAAACTGTTTGTGCCGTGTGGTGGATGTAGAATCATCCCCACACTGTCTATGGCTCAATCTTACTGCTTTCTCAAACTCCTCTAACTGAAAATCATAGTTTCAAATTTTGCAGTTAACATATAGAAAACACAATTATCTTGAACTAAAgggaaaaacaaaacaacactTTCTTGAAACCTCCCCAAGATAACATCACAATAAACATGAGACTACTCAAAGAACATATCATGGAACTCctgatttataataaaattttgcaataaccagaaaaaaaattactcaaaTATCTTGAAGAAATGaggcaaaaaaaacaaacaaacaacaccATTCTTCAAAATTCAACACTACACACACACTAAACCAGGGAGCATGATTCAAGAAATTTGTTAACTTTAACAATGACTTAAATCTGAGGGTGCTAGTAAGACAAAGACATATAAACCaagaaccaaaaccaaaccggaaCAGAACCAAAAAAATGAACCAATTTCACAAATAACCGAACAGTTCATATATTTTTGGGAAACAAACTGGGTACCCTAATATCTAAAATACAGTTTACATatcgaaaataaaaatattaattataattagttttaaatttagcaaatctttttaaaatactatttataaattgaattcccaagaaaaaataaaaacaaactatccaaataaattttatctaaaatatttaatattatccccataatatttttatcccagatatttaaaattatccGAATTATCCGATAtttaatccaaaaaaaaaactgaaaactgATTTCTTACCCGAATTAtccaaaattatcaaaaaatggAACCAAACCAGGACCGAATTTGAAGCGAACTTTTATCGGATATTAGCCGGTTCTAACATTGTTACCCAAACCAAATAAACGAAccaaatttcatatataactGAAGTTTCCTATttgctaaaacaaaaaaaaaaaacttaaaaacaaaaaaaaaatgaaaccaaaactGAACCGAAAGCTATGCCTAGTAAAAGACCACATTCGGTTTGGCTGGACCGATAAATTCTATTTGGTTTATAAAACCTATTCTAAATTTAAATTGGGTAGAGGTTTATGAATAGGGATCTAAGTGTTTGATTCAATCAAGTTTTTCTTGTCTAATTCGCTAGTTATTCACAACAAAATTGTGCAGAGACTCCAAAATAATGCAAGAACACACACAGACACTAAACGTTATTCAAGAAAGACTTTTGTGCAGAGAGAGGTTCCCAAAACAATACCTGCCATTTAGCAGTACCCAAAGCTGCTTGAAGCTCCTTAAAGATGTCATCTTTCTTCTCTCTAATCCACAATCTATAAGCAGACTCCATTCTGAGAAAAAGCAGAAAATCCTAATTAAACTATCATAAGCTGCATAGAAGTCCATAATACGACAAGACCAATACATACATATCTGCAGACTTTTGTACTTCTTCAGCTGCAGAGAAGAAAACATCCTTTTGCCATAAATCGAAGCTGTTAACTACCATCATCGTCGTCACAAAGAAGAAGGTACGAGCAAGATAATCAAAAAGAAGTGTATCCAAACAGATTCTTCTTCTCTGAAATCTCCTCTCTTCTTCCCTCTTTCTAAAATCTTTTTAGTTTTCAATTTCTTTCTAATTTTAATTGAAACAATAAAGAGCTGTATAGTTTACGACACCCCAACTTGTGTCTAATTATAGAAACGTGGCTTGTTATTATATGTAGCTGTTAAGAACTTAATATGTTCTGTAGTGCAGAGGATTACAGCTCCGAGTTAGGAACCAAGAAAACGACAAGGATGTAAACCTGGAAGTAGGCCCCAATCATTTGCTGCCACCAGAACCCACTCCAAtttcattcttcttttttttcttctgataaTATTCTCAATTATATGCCgacaaataaaaatgattataatgTATAATTATTATAGGAGTCAAATGCTGATGAGTCGAATGGCATTGAGAAATGATGGAGACATTAAGGTAGCATGCGTGAAAGCCTCCGATAACAGTTTcacataattaattttgtggTCAAGAACATCTATGTAAAGTACTCAtctttaaaaatctaatataacatttttttgaatatttggctGCAGCATGCATATTGTTTTTCTAGTTTGTATATTTGTAGCTAACTATATATCCTGAGTCATGACACAcgtttaaaaaataacataaataaattcGACAATATATCTCTACATGAGTGCCATGTAAAGCAGCATGCAAGCACATTTTTTTCCATTAATAACATTGCGTAGTCAAGAACATCTATCAAATTTAACTAAGTGGTCTTGGCCTAATAGTAAAAGACTTACAGCTGTAAGTACTGCCATAGGTTTGATTTTCATTGGCTACCCGAAGCACTTTAAAAGGTAAGAAAATGTGGATCTTATAGGCTTCGTGGTGATTAGTTATTGAATCTATAAAGCCTTTGATCATACcacggttataaaaaaaatctatcaaatggttatcaaaaagaaaaaaaaaacatttatcactacaaaaaaataagTGGTTACAAGAAAATTCCGGCGGAGATCATTTCGTCAGAATTTACATAGAAAATATCAAACGAAAATCCAAGGAAAATGAAAGTGAAAACCTTCGTCAGTATTTTGTTGGTAACTACCGATGAATAACCAACGAAACATCCGTCAAGATATGATTTTGATAGATTCATGAGGAACATAGATTCGTTAACTAGCCATTGTAATTTTTGAAGAATCACTACATTTCATTGGGAATCCGTCAAAAGTTCCCAAGGAATTCCCGTCAAATTTTATGaccattttataaatacaattttgaaattttaaaattctcgACGAATGTGTTAGTTTCTTCGGGAAATCAGTCAGAAATATCCGACACTTTCACTTAATACCACTCTTCCTCGTGCACAACAAAGCACAATCATGAATGGATAAACCTTCTATGGTTTCATagacaaatttatttatacatGAATACGCAAATGGTATTGGCGAATTTTTGGTGTTATCTCAATGACAATCAAAAGCTATATAAACCCGtaagttaaaataaaatgtacatactcttttttttttgaattatacagaggtatcatGGCCTTacagaagtggtccagactagtcacgtgttgacacatgtcggtcctctgtctctggcgatgccgaaatgttaattccctagtggccgggattcgaacccaaGTGACGGAACTCACAGttgtgaaccctttaccaactgaggTAGAAAGCTCGGTTAATGTACATACTCTTCTtgtaagaatattaaaaatattaagaaaagtAATGTTTGGAATCATTTATATAGGAATGGATTTATGTCGAGCAAGATCGTTCTGAAGATTGAGTACAGAATGCTTAATCATGGATATCTAACCTACAAGGACATGCTAGACCAGGATTGCGAGATTTAACTTCGTCACTTTGCAGTATTTCTCCTAAACatcttttttattaattttttaataatatttatgtattattcgtatgttctgttttgtttttcagCAAGAACTACTTGATAATATGGGTTGGCGGAAACGGTGCCTGGAGCATTCCACCACTATGCAGTGGGCAACTATGAATAAACAGATCATGCGTGGACGTAGGAGTAGTTTCAGAACAAAAAGCCGGAATTATTAACAACTATCTAGGAGGATTTGCAGGTGCATTGGGTTAAGTTGGACAAGTAAGTCCAGTTAAAAACGAACAATGGGAACTGTCGCGTCAAACATGGAGGGAAAGGTGTCTATCTCCGCAGCTTGGGTAGCACCAGTATTTATTTGAAGATCAATTCGTAagtaatttagatatttttaagttagttttctttttttttcttcgtaATCTCTACTTTTTGTAAATAGCAGAAAACATTAGTAATTCTATCAATGATCTCAATTTGTTGAAGGCAGACCTACACCAGCAAAAAGACATGTGAAATTAAAATCTATGAGGGAAAATGTCATTTCTTTCCAACCTTTTTCTGAAAATAGACTTTTTGGCTTTTAACagtttgtaataattttttggCAAATAAACAACCTTGTGCTCAGggtaaataactaaatatttagtaataattttttaatttatttaattcatttaCGTCTAATTAACCTTTTCTGTTCTCAAACAATTCTAAAGAGGAAAAATTGATTAGTCGGACAAGCTCATGCATCCCGTTCTTCCTCTTCACTTGATCTATATGTATATTGATCATGAGATTATAGAGcagttaaagaaaaaagatgtTCGGATTACTATTTTGGAGTCTAAGCGGATGGAACAATAGAGACAGAATTAGATGATGATAGACAAGATGACgcaattattttttcataagtTTTAGCGGAACAATAGAGACAGAATTAGATGATGATGGAAAAGATAAAgcaattattttttcataagttttatttttttacattataaaaatttaaatgtttttttaactttctaaaattttgctcataatatataagaattttgattattcttttaacttatatttttattaggaaGAATTTGTGAGATATACATAAGAGGCACTAAACTAAAGAATATGTCCATTCTACAGTATAGACTCATTGATGTGACAGGTTCTTCAAAAAATACCACTACTATCCTTCAGAGAGCGCGTGGACGTAAGGAagggaaaataaataaaaagcgTACTATACAATATTCATTATAGTTTAACAAAACAACGGATATCCACAAGCGAAATTCGACCATACTATATGCATAATAGTATGGACAAAGCTGCAACAAAATTAAACATTCACTTGTAAGAATATATCATTTACCCAaaccatctatcttattaaaacagaaacattctgttggacctaacatttattttgtaagtttttaaattaaatacacatttatactttatagttaaacatacattaaattactaatgttcttttctttatactactatccatgtttccaaacaatatacttattttttataatactatcaatgtttccaaacaatatacttatttctttatactactatcaatgtttccaaacaatatattttttatactactatcaatgtttccaaataatataataactaatcttaattattttatatctatcattttctctttaaaattttgtaaaacgtcataatttcataaattgcaaaatagtaaactttaaaatttcgattataagattacaaattatgaaacttttacaatttaaatccaattagattacatatcggtcatccattagttcaatcggttagtctcgggttttagtgattttttaatatgaatattttaaaaatataaattgaattgtcatatctccggattaaccggtataatcacaatcgggttgaatttaaaaatactgatttaaatacaaaaatattttaaatacacactctttaaaaattaccaaaatatttattaaattattaataaaatttttcatcgtaaaatatcccgcgcttcaaaagcgcgggtcaaaatctagtatatcttaaaccctaaacccaaaccatatatccaaaactctaaacccaaaccccaaatcctaaaccataaaccctaaacccaaactctgaaccctaaactcaaactatataccctaaacccaaaccatatacccaaaactctaaacccaaaccctaaaccataaaccctaaacccaaattctaaactctaaattcaaaatatataccttaaacccaaaccctaaacccaaactctgaaccctaaactcaaactatatatcctaaatccaaaccctaaactcaaaccatatacccaaaccatatacctaaacccaaaccctaatcctaaaccctaaactctaaacctaaacccttatccattacgtgactatgctatacatattatggtatggaatactccACACACTcccaaactttgtatatatgaaattctttaTAAGTTTCTTAGAAAGAAAGATGATGAGTGGCAAAGGTATTGGAGAACAAAACAGTGTAAGTGATCAAGTAGTGACTAAGAAAAATCAGGAGGCATAGAAGGAGATACAAATtgtaaaagaagagaaaaa is a genomic window containing:
- the LOC108806634 gene encoding uncharacterized protein LOC108806634 gives rise to the protein MMVVNSFDLWQKDVFFSAAEEVQKSADIMESAYRLWIREKKDDIFKELQAALGTAKWQLEEFEKAVRLSHRQCGDDSTSTTRHKQFVAAIENQIHRVETSVQETYSENGKEPLRWVNLSEEERDDLAMFLSGSSLASHSFSSESSVKSSIAEVTGNGNGSECVIDIQESIKPRNAEKTAGTRRTWSSPDFSSLRIIVPGDNEQEEEKLVTQIEATPKVKGTKSILWMQRLPDHTQLGCFQNPIRLSFNHPIKLTVSLMLIVFLLLPFVVYSS